In Arachis hypogaea cultivar Tifrunner chromosome 17, arahy.Tifrunner.gnm2.J5K5, whole genome shotgun sequence, a single window of DNA contains:
- the LOC112765761 gene encoding uncharacterized protein yields MADTIIFTQKVITCLASGAAVRCNNNNINNNASKVDQFPSTHRLRFNSTVAKQSRFSFLDQKKNEGTRKKKLAICALPPETPVPVDATSHGQLWDFITNSSLSDWQVWVGGSAVTVLLSFVTKGKWGPLLQLQDKLQTTIDQAEKVVDMVEDVAERVEKVAEEAANNLPEGKLQDAAEYIENLAEKIDKSAEMAEAALEKIEDISEQLESFVESTQELKTVTTAVQAKDQN; encoded by the exons atggcAGACACAATTATCTTTACTCAAAAAGTTATAACTTGCTTAGCATCAGGAGCAGCTGTTAGATgcaataacaataatattaataataatgctTCAAAGGTTGATCAGTTTCCAAGCACTCACCGTCTTCGGTTCAACTCTACTGTAGCTAAGCAGAGTCGCTTCTCTTTTCTGGATCAGAAGAAAAATGAAGGCACTAGAAAGAA AAAATTGGCGATCTGTGCTTTACCACCAGAAACCCCGGTTCCGGTTGATGCAACTTCACACGGCCAGTTGTGGGATTTCATCACAAACTCCTCACTCTCTGATTG GCAAGTTTGGGTTGGTGGATCTGCAGTTACAGTACTTCTATCCTTTGTCACCAAGGGCAAATGGGGACCTTTGTTACAATTGCAAG ACAAACTTCAAACAACAATAGATCAAGCAGAAAAGGTTGTAGATATGGTGGAAGATGTGGCTGAGAGAGTGGAGAAAGTGGCAGAAGAAGCAGCCAATAATCTTCCAGAGGGAAAACTCCAGGATGCTGCTGAGTATATTGAAAATTTGGCTGAGAAAATAGACAAGAGTGCTGAAATGGCGGAGGCTGCATTAGAAAAG ATAGAAGACATTAGTGAGCAGCTGGAATCCTTCGTTGAGTCAACACAGGAATTAAAAACTGTCACGACTGCTGTGCAAGCAAAGGATCAGAACTAG